Proteins encoded by one window of Moorella humiferrea:
- a CDS encoding thermonuclease family protein: MRAIQATVTSISDGDTVHVNLNGRDERVRMIGVNCPEISHPDLGIKEEPYGREAKAYTER, from the coding sequence GTGCGTGCGATCCAGGCCACCGTCACCTCCATTTCCGACGGTGACACCGTCCACGTGAACCTCAACGGCCGGGACGAGCGGGTGCGGATGATCGGCGTCAACTGCCCGGAGATAAGCCACCCCGACCTGGGCATAAAAGAGGAGCCCTACGGCAGAGAGGCGAAGGCCTACACCGAAAGGTAG
- a CDS encoding DUF433 domain-containing protein, protein MGKPVIAGSRIPVELILEKLAAGETVEQIMQAYPRLTEEGIRAALAFAAKAIRADVIYPVHG, encoded by the coding sequence ATGGGGAAACCCGTGATTGCCGGGTCCAGGATACCCGTAGAGCTTATTCTTGAGAAGCTTGCGGCTGGCGAGACGGTGGAACAAATTATGCAGGCCTACCCGCGCCTCACTGAAGAGGGAATCCGGGCAGCTCTGGCATTCGCCGCAAAAGCTATTCGGGCTGATGTAATTTATCCGGTGCATGGCTGA
- a CDS encoding UPF0236 family transposase-like protein — protein MLKIRDVVEIILLVIKEMHQILTTCQDFAELEKRIYRLVQTITLKLLLTACNYLDEELMKSRDKERLKLIHTKTREIITPFGEVMFKRRYYRDLKTGEGRYLLDEALGLAPRQRLSPWTTEIAVHVAAEMPYHKAAILLRELTLGAVDIRAMTIWDEAQEAGKKLLEQAEEERQAVFDRGELPKGWRQSRELRVEADEVWVAGRDNGKGRRKIAIKIGVGYEGKVKVGQNRRSLQERQVVAGVTEGKVFWEEVIAQLGRRWDLSAVEEYYVGGDGASWIKQGLEYFPRATYRLDPLSKKQLGRDLSDKSNRKAGSDRRPGIPPHSPENETAWSTLE, from the coding sequence ATGTTAAAGATTCGCGACGTTGTAGAAATAATCCTGCTGGTAATAAAAGAAATGCATCAAATCCTAACCACATGCCAGGATTTTGCCGAATTAGAAAAAAGGATATACAGATTGGTGCAAACTATAACCCTAAAGCTGCTATTAACAGCATGCAATTATTTAGACGAAGAACTAATGAAAAGTAGAGACAAAGAACGACTAAAGCTCATCCACACAAAAACACGGGAAATAATCACACCATTTGGAGAAGTAATGTTTAAGCGGAGATATTACCGGGACCTTAAGACAGGAGAAGGCAGATATCTTTTAGACGAAGCACTGGGATTAGCACCACGGCAGCGTCTATCGCCATGGACGACAGAAATAGCGGTGCATGTGGCAGCAGAAATGCCATACCATAAGGCCGCAATATTGCTAAGGGAATTAACGCTAGGGGCTGTAGACATACGTGCGATGACGATATGGGATGAAGCGCAGGAAGCCGGGAAAAAGCTATTAGAGCAAGCAGAGGAAGAACGGCAGGCGGTGTTTGACCGGGGGGAATTACCGAAAGGGTGGCGGCAAAGCCGGGAATTGCGAGTAGAAGCAGATGAAGTATGGGTAGCAGGACGTGACAACGGCAAAGGACGGAGAAAAATAGCGATAAAAATAGGCGTAGGATATGAAGGGAAGGTAAAGGTAGGACAAAACCGGCGAAGTTTACAAGAACGGCAGGTAGTGGCCGGAGTAACAGAAGGCAAAGTATTCTGGGAGGAAGTAATAGCCCAATTAGGGCGGCGTTGGGACTTAAGCGCCGTAGAAGAGTATTACGTAGGAGGAGACGGCGCCTCATGGATAAAACAAGGATTAGAATACTTTCCCAGAGCAACGTACCGATTAGACCCCTTATCTAAAAAACAACTGGGAAGGGATCTGTCAGACAAAAGCAACCGAAAGGCTGGGAGCGATAGAAGGCCAGGTATTCCACCACATAGCCCGGAGAATGAAACGGCATGGAGCACGTTGGAGTAA
- a CDS encoding DUF5615 family PIN-like protein produces the protein MADENVDREIVVELRKRGYQVTYVAEMDQGILDDTLLDLANKEKAILITADKDFGEIVFRQQRVTEGVVLVRLSGLPQEVKARLVVLSIEKHLAEITGAFTVITRNHIRIRKIKPAL, from the coding sequence ATGGCTGATGAGAACGTAGACCGCGAGATTGTTGTTGAGCTTAGAAAGCGCGGATACCAGGTCACCTATGTGGCAGAGATGGACCAAGGTATCTTAGACGACACACTTTTGGATTTGGCCAATAAAGAGAAGGCAATACTGATAACAGCGGACAAGGACTTTGGGGAAATTGTCTTCAGACAGCAACGCGTGACTGAGGGTGTTGTCTTAGTGAGACTTTCCGGCCTGCCGCAAGAGGTTAAGGCCAGGTTGGTGGTTTTATCTATTGAGAAGCACCTTGCGGAAATTACAGGTGCCTTTACCGTGATTACCCGTAACCACATCCGCATTAGAAAGATAAAGCCTGCCCTGTGA
- a CDS encoding BrnT family toxin, whose protein sequence is MLKIKGFKWDAWNIGHIAKHGVRPEEAEEVFFNEPLFRRGRGGTYTALGPTDDGRLLTVIYAVRPGGEVYVVTARDMDRKERRLYRRERRH, encoded by the coding sequence GTGCTAAAGATAAAGGGCTTTAAGTGGGATGCATGGAATATTGGTCATATTGCCAAACATGGAGTGCGACCCGAGGAAGCCGAAGAAGTGTTTTTTAATGAGCCACTTTTCCGGAGGGGCCGCGGCGGAACTTACACGGCGCTTGGCCCTACGGACGACGGGCGGCTGCTGACGGTAATATACGCCGTCAGGCCGGGCGGTGAGGTCTACGTGGTGACGGCCCGTGATATGGACCGCAAGGAAAGGCGGCTCTACCGCCGCGAAAGGAGGCACTGA
- a CDS encoding Ada metal-binding domain-containing protein, whose translation MWLEQPSSGSEEEVRAKMFNARLLLDGYAQVMTVAPNVKYAGMFVKFQREAREQGKGLWGAAPVPAPGGGAGKQASGTHYIGNARSKIFHLPTCEWAQKIAPQNRVEFGSREEALSAGYRPCRVCRP comes from the coding sequence GTGTGGCTGGAACAGCCCTCCTCCGGTTCCGAGGAGGAAGTGCGCGCCAAGATGTTCAACGCCCGGCTCCTGCTGGACGGCTACGCCCAGGTCATGACCGTCGCCCCCAACGTGAAGTATGCCGGTATGTTCGTGAAGTTCCAGCGGGAGGCCAGGGAGCAGGGCAAGGGGCTGTGGGGAGCAGCACCCGTCCCGGCGCCGGGCGGCGGGGCCGGAAAGCAGGCCAGCGGCACCCACTACATAGGCAACGCGCGGTCGAAAATTTTCCACCTGCCCACGTGCGAGTGGGCGCAGAAGATAGCACCGCAGAACCGGGTGGAGTTCGGGAGCAGGGAGGAGGCCCTGAGCGCCGGGTACAGGCCGTGCAGGGTGTGCAGGCCATAA
- a CDS encoding restriction endonuclease subunit S: MEGSAVSDGPYELPEGWRWVRLGEVATQIRSGFAHRKRDVTGGDLLHLRPYNIGTDGTLDLTQKFFIPMDSIREEDVLLEPSDVLFNNTNSVELVGKTALVTQPMKAAFSNHITLIRTRREICAGEWLALVMRVLWQRGFFAQKCNKWIGQAGYNTKMLEETLIPLPPLDEQQRIVAKVEALMARVREARRLRTEAQKDAERLMQAALAEVFPRPGSALPHGWRWVRLGEVCLPTERRDPTKNPSTCFVYVDISAIDNTIGKITLPKVILGQDAPSRARKVIRTGDVIFATTRPYLKNIALVSFDLDGQICSTGFCVIRANREFAEPEFLFHLCRSDFVTDQLTAGKMRGASYPAVTDNDVYNTLIPLPPLDEQRRIVAYLAQVQKQVTMLKRVQAKTEAEFQRLKQAILDKAFRGEL, translated from the coding sequence ATGGAGGGGAGTGCCGTGTCTGACGGCCCTTACGAGCTACCCGAAGGCTGGCGGTGGGTGAGGCTGGGGGAGGTTGCTACTCAGATTCGATCTGGGTTCGCCCATCGTAAAAGAGACGTTACCGGGGGTGACCTACTTCACCTAAGGCCATACAATATCGGTACGGACGGAACATTGGATCTTACGCAAAAGTTCTTTATTCCTATGGATTCTATCCGTGAAGAAGATGTACTTTTAGAGCCAAGTGATGTGCTTTTCAATAATACCAATAGCGTTGAGCTTGTTGGGAAAACTGCTTTAGTGACTCAGCCTATGAAGGCTGCTTTTTCTAACCACATCACGCTTATTCGTACAAGGCGCGAAATTTGCGCTGGAGAGTGGCTTGCTCTTGTTATGAGGGTTTTATGGCAAAGGGGTTTTTTCGCCCAGAAATGTAATAAATGGATTGGGCAGGCGGGATACAATACAAAGATGCTTGAAGAAACACTCATCCCCCTCCCGCCCCTTGACGAGCAGCAGCGCATCGTAGCAAAAGTGGAAGCCCTGATGGCGCGGGTGCGGGAGGCGCGCCGACTGCGAACTGAAGCCCAAAAAGACGCCGAGCGCCTCATGCAGGCAGCTCTGGCCGAAGTTTTCCCCCGTCCTGGGTCGGCTCTTCCGCATGGCTGGCGGTGGGTAAGGCTGGGGGAGGTGTGTCTTCCTACCGAAAGGCGGGATCCTACCAAGAACCCTTCAACCTGCTTTGTATACGTTGACATTTCTGCTATAGACAATACCATAGGTAAAATAACGCTGCCGAAAGTGATTTTAGGGCAGGATGCACCTAGCCGAGCACGTAAGGTAATCCGAACCGGTGACGTAATTTTTGCTACCACCCGTCCTTATCTCAAAAACATCGCTCTAGTATCCTTTGATTTGGACGGACAAATTTGTTCGACGGGCTTCTGCGTAATCCGTGCAAATCGGGAATTTGCTGAACCAGAGTTTTTGTTTCACTTGTGCCGCTCTGATTTCGTAACTGACCAGCTTACCGCTGGTAAAATGCGCGGAGCTAGTTACCCGGCGGTAACCGATAATGATGTTTACAATACCCTTATCCCCCTCCCGCCCCTTGACGAACAGCGCCGGATCGTGGCCTATCTAGCCCAAGTTCAAAAGCAGGTAACGATGCTTAAGCGTGTCCAAGCTAAAACCGAGGCCGAATTTCAGCGCCTAAAGCAGGCGATTTTGGACAAAGCATTCAGAGGAGAGTTGTAA
- a CDS encoding type I restriction-modification system subunit M codes for MNGPQTREVLANEIWRACDILRRDNNCTGIMEYVEHLAWLLFLRFLDAQEEEREAQAELDGRPYVPVLDPEYRWRNWATRDLPADDLLAFVHGRLIPYLRSLGGDSLRETIRSLFAERNVIVCASGYNFKDVIQIVNEINFHSQDDIFTVSQVYEDLLRRLGNENRLAGEFYTPRPVVRFVVELVDPQIGETVYDPACGTCGFLVEAYLRMKKKERTIEDHLTLQERTFFGQEKKPVPAFLGMVNMVLHGVAVPRVTRKNTLEENVRNIFERFDVVVTNPPFGGTEGRHIQQNFPVQSNATELLFLQHIMKKLKPQDGARCGMVVPEGTLFRGGAFAEVKRDLLEQFNLHTIVSLPPGTFAPYSDVKTALIFFERPGPTKEIWYYELPLPEGLKKFSKGSPIQDEHFDEARQLWRAWDAYRKGLGPREACLSERSWIVPVEEIKQRGYDLTARNPNRPEGEELPSPMEIVARLLEKEREILGIVEELNELLSNDRNGGECRV; via the coding sequence ATGAACGGCCCGCAGACGCGCGAAGTCCTCGCCAATGAAATCTGGCGGGCGTGTGACATCCTGCGCCGCGATAACAACTGCACCGGCATCATGGAGTACGTAGAACACCTCGCGTGGCTCCTCTTCTTGCGTTTTCTGGATGCCCAGGAGGAGGAGCGGGAAGCCCAGGCCGAACTGGACGGGCGTCCTTACGTTCCGGTCCTCGACCCGGAGTACCGGTGGCGCAACTGGGCGACGAGGGACTTGCCTGCTGACGACCTCTTAGCCTTCGTGCACGGCCGCCTCATCCCTTACCTCCGGAGCCTGGGTGGCGACTCCTTACGCGAGACCATTAGGAGCCTTTTTGCCGAGCGCAACGTTATTGTCTGCGCTTCGGGCTACAACTTCAAGGATGTTATCCAGATCGTGAACGAGATCAACTTCCACAGCCAAGACGACATCTTCACCGTTTCCCAGGTGTACGAGGACCTCTTGCGCCGCCTGGGGAATGAAAACCGCCTCGCGGGAGAGTTTTACACCCCCCGCCCCGTGGTGCGGTTCGTTGTCGAGCTGGTGGATCCCCAGATAGGGGAGACGGTCTACGACCCGGCCTGCGGGACTTGCGGCTTCCTGGTTGAGGCCTACCTCCGAATGAAGAAGAAGGAACGAACTATAGAGGACCACCTCACCTTGCAGGAACGCACCTTTTTCGGGCAGGAGAAAAAGCCCGTTCCGGCGTTCCTGGGAATGGTAAACATGGTCCTGCACGGAGTGGCTGTGCCGCGGGTTACGCGCAAGAATACCCTCGAGGAAAACGTTCGGAACATCTTCGAACGCTTCGACGTGGTGGTAACCAATCCGCCTTTCGGGGGAACGGAGGGGCGGCACATCCAGCAGAACTTTCCCGTCCAGTCCAATGCCACGGAGCTGCTCTTCCTCCAGCACATCATGAAGAAGCTCAAGCCCCAGGACGGTGCCCGCTGCGGTATGGTCGTGCCCGAGGGGACGCTCTTTCGCGGCGGGGCTTTTGCCGAGGTGAAACGGGATCTCCTGGAGCAGTTCAATTTACATACCATCGTGAGCCTGCCACCAGGCACCTTTGCCCCTTATTCGGATGTGAAGACTGCACTCATCTTCTTCGAGCGGCCGGGCCCGACGAAGGAGATCTGGTACTACGAGTTACCCCTGCCCGAGGGTTTAAAGAAGTTCAGCAAAGGTAGCCCTATCCAGGACGAGCACTTTGATGAGGCACGGCAGCTGTGGCGGGCCTGGGACGCCTACCGCAAGGGTTTGGGCCCCCGCGAGGCTTGCCTATCTGAGCGTTCGTGGATTGTGCCAGTAGAGGAGATTAAGCAGCGTGGCTATGACCTCACCGCCCGTAACCCGAACCGCCCAGAAGGGGAGGAGTTGCCGTCACCAATGGAGATTGTGGCAAGGCTTTTGGAGAAGGAGCGCGAGATTTTAGGCATTGTGGAAGAACTGAATGAACTGTTGAGCAACGACCGGAATGGAGGGGAGTGCCGTGTCTGA
- a CDS encoding HEPN domain-containing protein — translation MPRHRSLKESEEGFRGEARVIKEFREALKRFLVEICEFVQERDISFPQRPSGKYQVEVRDGIPSIQPIGIKPKPDLRALDTLMVGLRAWEKETFGNIMEIITRSERLSQAFLTSATGDLISGNRTMVFPKIRPIIEAYFAETNSFDFQQETFNRICDKVEEELRRLPYCSKILQCPVVGIHVSPNCSDCCLQLESDLQVRSLSLEEIEEFLEYPPFLPSFFTTVVEMKKDMEIFKQQLCFPEKDKKRIECVVIALRLLFGDRIFVPFQIERGQGILGKVLLGEQQSYSLEQRVVPPPRLLHIVDQEKYTELKELYHCISETLLERDRAKIAFSDNRSKQRVELALRKWSEGLDQVSAEWKLIAHWIALEGLFSPSSRQELSFRLALRGAIFMEEKEVYQKLKMSYEMRSRIVHGDYSPDDPQLTEIALTTEEILRRILRKILQQPRNYMPDQLEEKLLETLTK, via the coding sequence ATGCCCAGGCATAGAAGCCTCAAAGAATCTGAAGAGGGTTTCAGAGGTGAGGCCAGGGTGATAAAGGAATTTCGTGAAGCCTTGAAGCGATTCTTGGTGGAGATATGCGAATTTGTCCAGGAAAGAGACATTTCTTTTCCCCAAAGGCCGTCGGGAAAGTACCAGGTAGAAGTTAGAGACGGAATACCAAGTATTCAGCCTATCGGTATCAAGCCGAAGCCTGATCTCCGTGCTCTTGATACCTTGATGGTTGGTTTAAGGGCGTGGGAGAAAGAAACGTTTGGCAATATAATGGAGATAATCACGCGATCCGAAAGGCTTTCACAAGCCTTTCTGACTAGTGCTACGGGGGATTTGATTTCCGGGAACCGTACGATGGTATTTCCCAAGATCAGGCCAATTATTGAGGCCTACTTTGCGGAAACCAACAGTTTTGATTTTCAGCAGGAAACCTTCAACCGTATCTGCGATAAGGTAGAGGAGGAATTACGGCGTCTCCCCTACTGTAGCAAGATTTTGCAGTGCCCGGTGGTAGGAATCCATGTCTCCCCTAATTGTAGCGACTGTTGTCTTCAATTAGAGAGTGATCTCCAGGTAAGATCGCTTAGTTTGGAAGAAATAGAAGAGTTTCTTGAATATCCTCCTTTTCTTCCTTCTTTTTTCACTACCGTGGTAGAAATGAAAAAGGACATGGAGATATTTAAACAACAACTTTGCTTTCCAGAAAAAGACAAAAAGAGAATAGAATGTGTGGTTATCGCCTTGAGATTGCTTTTCGGGGACCGCATCTTCGTGCCGTTCCAAATTGAAAGGGGGCAAGGGATCTTAGGAAAAGTACTTCTTGGAGAGCAGCAAAGTTACTCCCTCGAGCAGCGGGTTGTCCCACCCCCTCGCTTGCTTCACATAGTGGACCAAGAAAAGTACACCGAGCTTAAAGAGTTATATCATTGCATATCGGAAACTCTTCTGGAGAGAGACCGGGCAAAGATTGCCTTCTCCGACAACCGTAGCAAACAACGAGTAGAGCTAGCATTGCGCAAATGGAGCGAAGGTTTAGACCAGGTTTCTGCCGAGTGGAAGCTCATAGCACATTGGATAGCGCTTGAGGGTCTCTTTTCGCCTTCCAGTCGACAGGAGTTATCTTTCCGGTTGGCGCTCCGTGGAGCAATATTTATGGAGGAAAAGGAAGTGTATCAGAAACTCAAGATGTCTTACGAAATGCGTTCAAGAATTGTACACGGGGACTACAGCCCGGATGACCCCCAACTTACGGAAATTGCTCTCACAACTGAAGAGATTTTGCGCCGAATACTGCGGAAGATCCTCCAGCAGCCGAGAAACTATATGCCAGATCAGCTTGAGGAAAAGCTCTTGGAGACCCTAACAAAATAG
- a CDS encoding GmrSD restriction endonuclease domain-containing protein encodes MSEMVFKKVDYTLGNLIAYVEQGDIGLPEIQRPFVWPYVKVRDLFDSLYRGYPIGYLLFWENGLPDHGRSISLITGQKVPRLLVVDGQQRVTSLYAVIKGHEVLDKNGERRRIKMAFRPKDGKFEVTNAAIERDPEWIADISLLWSPESKRVVREFFERLRREKAIPEEEEDRLDAAIDRLKNLLHFPLVALELSSNLDEESVAEIFVRINSKGTPLNQANFILTLMSVFWEDGRKALERFCEQARKVESDGRPSPYNPLFQPAPDRLLRVGIALGFRRARLSDAYTILRGKDLQTREFSPEKRDEQFQILQQAQDFTLDLTNWHEFIKLVRQAGYRRKDLISSEYALLYTYALYLIGKRDFQVPLPDLRNIIAQWFFMVSLTGRYTDSPETRMEQDLADLRGLSTAQDFTTHLRRKIDNEFTADFWNITLPDKLATAAPRSPAFLAYVASLVLLDAKAFFSKYKVADLLDPYIKPKKAALDRHHLFPKAYLDKLGIQDRREVNQVANLAIAEWADNTLVIGHKPPAEYIPLLKKGWEPEEIKQMYFWHALPDGWETMAYAEFLEERRKRMAQVIRQGFQKLGEGIA; translated from the coding sequence ATGAGCGAGATGGTTTTCAAAAAAGTGGACTACACGCTGGGGAATTTAATCGCTTACGTCGAGCAGGGAGATATCGGGCTGCCGGAGATTCAGAGACCGTTTGTCTGGCCATACGTAAAGGTGCGCGACTTATTCGATTCGCTCTATCGCGGATATCCCATTGGCTACCTCCTTTTCTGGGAGAACGGTTTGCCGGATCATGGGCGCTCTATTTCGCTGATTACCGGACAAAAGGTCCCAAGACTTCTAGTTGTTGATGGTCAACAGCGCGTTACCTCCCTTTACGCAGTTATAAAGGGGCACGAGGTCTTAGACAAAAACGGCGAGCGGCGGCGGATAAAGATGGCCTTCAGACCGAAAGATGGCAAATTTGAAGTAACGAATGCGGCGATTGAGCGTGATCCGGAATGGATTGCGGACATTAGCCTCCTCTGGTCGCCGGAAAGCAAGCGCGTAGTGAGAGAGTTCTTCGAACGCCTGCGCCGAGAAAAAGCGATTCCCGAAGAAGAGGAAGACCGTCTGGATGCGGCAATTGACCGCTTGAAGAATTTATTACACTTTCCGTTGGTTGCTCTTGAACTCTCTTCTAATCTGGATGAGGAAAGTGTTGCGGAGATTTTTGTGCGTATCAACAGCAAAGGCACGCCTCTCAACCAGGCGAACTTCATTTTGACGCTGATGTCGGTATTTTGGGAGGATGGCCGGAAAGCGCTCGAAAGATTTTGTGAGCAAGCTCGTAAGGTGGAGTCTGATGGCAGGCCATCTCCCTATAACCCTTTGTTCCAGCCTGCTCCTGATCGCTTGCTTCGGGTAGGCATTGCCTTAGGCTTTAGGCGTGCAAGACTTTCGGATGCATATACCATTTTACGCGGCAAGGACCTCCAGACCCGCGAGTTTTCCCCAGAGAAACGCGATGAACAATTCCAGATTTTACAGCAAGCGCAAGATTTTACCCTGGATCTGACCAACTGGCATGAGTTCATTAAATTGGTCCGCCAGGCGGGTTATCGAAGGAAAGACCTAATTTCTTCCGAATATGCCTTGCTTTACACTTATGCTTTGTACCTTATAGGCAAACGTGATTTTCAGGTACCTCTTCCTGATCTGCGGAACATAATCGCACAATGGTTTTTTATGGTGAGCCTTACCGGACGATACACTGATTCGCCCGAAACACGGATGGAACAAGATCTCGCTGACCTGCGTGGCCTATCTACAGCCCAAGACTTTACTACGCACTTGCGCCGGAAAATTGACAACGAGTTCACCGCGGATTTCTGGAACATTACCTTGCCAGACAAACTGGCGACCGCAGCTCCCCGCAGTCCGGCTTTCCTTGCTTACGTTGCCTCCTTAGTGCTTTTAGATGCAAAAGCTTTCTTTTCCAAGTACAAGGTTGCCGATCTCCTCGACCCATACATCAAACCGAAAAAAGCTGCTTTAGATCGCCATCACCTATTTCCTAAGGCCTATCTAGACAAATTGGGGATTCAAGATCGTCGCGAAGTAAATCAAGTTGCCAATTTGGCCATCGCGGAGTGGGCCGATAACACACTTGTTATCGGACACAAACCTCCTGCGGAATATATACCCCTGCTTAAGAAGGGATGGGAACCTGAAGAGATCAAGCAGATGTATTTCTGGCATGCCTTACCAGATGGCTGGGAAACGATGGCCTATGCCGAATTCCTCGAAGAGAGGCGGAAACGAATGGCACAGGTTATTCGTCAAGGTTTCCAAAAACTTGGGGAGGGTATAGCATGA
- a CDS encoding CopG family antitoxin — protein MKREKTLPEFKNEQEMAEFWDNHSVADYWDQLEPEEVELAPELAAKAAERQKTKRITLRLRVSQIETAKEIARKKDIPYQTLMRSWIAQGIKRELAGGER, from the coding sequence GTGAAGAGAGAAAAGACATTGCCGGAATTCAAGAATGAACAGGAGATGGCCGAATTCTGGGATAACCACAGCGTGGCGGACTACTGGGACCAGCTTGAGCCGGAAGAGGTCGAGCTGGCCCCGGAGCTGGCGGCAAAGGCTGCTGAGCGGCAGAAGACCAAACGCATTACCTTACGCTTGCGGGTTTCTCAGATTGAAACGGCTAAAGAAATTGCGAGGAAGAAGGACATCCCCTATCAGACCCTCATGCGGTCGTGGATCGCTCAGGGGATAAAGCGTGAGCTGGCCGGAGGGGAGAGGTAG
- a CDS encoding DUF2442 domain-containing protein, whose translation MPGESIKSMGYEVRGAYPVGNHHLILEFETGEYRVVDIRPFIKGSVFEPLKDPAFFRQVKADPESRMVVWPNGADICPDVLYAESVPLELPKEIGA comes from the coding sequence ATGCCCGGCGAAAGTATTAAGAGCATGGGCTATGAGGTCCGCGGCGCGTATCCCGTTGGGAACCACCATCTGATCCTGGAATTCGAAACCGGGGAGTACCGGGTGGTGGACATCCGCCCCTTTATAAAGGGGTCGGTGTTCGAACCCCTGAAAGACCCGGCGTTTTTCAGGCAGGTGAAGGCGGACCCCGAATCGAGGATGGTAGTATGGCCCAACGGGGCGGACATTTGCCCGGACGTGCTGTACGCCGAGAGCGTCCCGCTCGAGCTGCCGAAAGAAATTGGCGCGTAG
- a CDS encoding IS3 family transposase (programmed frameshift): MGTRKHYPAELKAKIVLEIFKEEKSIAQIASEYGIHPSVLNRWRNTAVEKLPSLFTDETKNLENMKSEYEKKIQDLYAEVGRLTTELTWLKKRVASELSRDERILLVEWGHPELSIKKQAELLSLNRSSLYYHPVPPSPEEITIKHRIDEIYTEFPFYGSRRITAQLRREGFQVNRKAVQRHMREMGIAAIYPKSNLSKRNHEHRVYPYLLRSLSISYPNQVWGIDITYIRLIRGWMYLVAIMDWYSRFVVSWALDQCLETTFVLRAVEAAFSLAKPEIMNSDQGAQFTDPDYIKLLEGAGIRISMDGKGRATDNIFTERLWRSLKYEEVYLNEYQSPREARQGISRYLEFYNYRRPHQSLRYKTPAEVYYGKN, translated from the exons ATGGGTACTAGGAAACATTATCCAGCCGAGCTTAAGGCTAAAATCGTACTGGAAATTTTCAAGGAAGAAAAATCCATCGCCCAAATCGCCTCCGAATATGGTATCCACCCCTCTGTCCTAAACCGGTGGAGAAATACGGCAGTAGAGAAACTGCCTTCCCTCTTCACCGATGAAACGAAAAATCTGGAGAACATGAAATCCGAATACGAGAAAAAAATCCAAGACCTCTACGCGGAAGTCGGTCGTTTAACTACAGAACTGACCTGG TTAAAAAAAAGAGTGGCCTCTGAGCTTAGCCGGGACGAACGTATTCTTCTTGTGGAGTGGGGTCATCCAGAACTATCTATCAAGAAGCAAGCGGAGCTCTTAAGCCTAAACCGCTCTAGCTTGTACTACCACCCAGTGCCCCCTTCCCCAGAAGAAATAACCATAAAACACCGCATTGACGAAATATATACCGAATTTCCCTTTTATGGTTCCAGGCGCATTACGGCCCAGCTTCGAAGGGAGGGATTCCAGGTCAACCGCAAAGCCGTCCAGCGCCATATGCGAGAAATGGGTATAGCCGCCATCTATCCTAAGTCTAACTTAAGCAAAAGAAACCATGAGCATCGAGTATATCCCTACTTGCTGCGAAGCCTTTCTATTAGTTACCCCAACCAGGTCTGGGGTATAGACATCACCTACATCAGGCTAATCCGGGGATGGATGTACCTAGTCGCCATCATGGACTGGTACTCGCGCTTTGTGGTAAGTTGGGCCCTGGACCAGTGCCTGGAAACAACCTTTGTCCTTAGGGCAGTGGAAGCAGCCTTTTCCCTGGCCAAGCCGGAGATAATGAATAGCGACCAGGGAGCTCAGTTTACTGACCCGGACTACATAAAGCTCCTGGAAGGAGCGGGCATAAGGATTAGCATGGACGGCAAAGGCCGGGCTACCGACAACATTTTCACCGAACGCCTTTGGCGGAGCCTGAAATACGAAGAAGTCTATCTCAACGAATATCAAAGTCCCCGGGAAGCCAGGCAGGGTATCTCTCGATATCTAGAGTTTTACAACTACCGCCGGCCTCACCAGTCCTTAAGATATAAAACGCCGGCAGAAGTTTATTATGGAAAGAATTAA